ATCGTCGAGCGTGATGGCCACCACGTCGAACCGGCACGGGCGGCCGCTGGAGCGGGTCTGGCGAATGAAGAACCGGGCACTGCGGCTCAGTCTGCGCTGCTTCTCGAGCGTCACCGCGTCCTCCGGGGCCGCGAACTCGTCACTGGTGCGGGTCTTGACCTCGACGAACACGATGATGTGCCGGTCCAGGACGACCAGGTCGATCTCGCCCAGCGGGCAACGATAGTTGCGGGCGACCAGCCGGTAGCCCAGTTGGCGCAGAAAGCGGGCCGCGCGTCTCTCGCCGGCTTGGCCCAGTTCGGCTCGGTCGTCCATGGCGGGCCATGATGATCGATCGCGGGCCGTTGCTCAACAGGAAGAGCACACCGGCTTCGGTCAGGGTGTGCTCCGGGATGGTTCGCCGGACGGTGACGACGGCGCTGGCGGGTCAGCTCTGAGTGCCCACCGCCTCGGTCGTCCCTTCGCTCTTGCCCGCGGCGGTCCGCTTGCGGTCCTTCACGCGACGGGCCTTGCCGACGCGGTCGCGCAGGTAGTAGAGCTTCGCCCTGCGGACATGACCGGAGCGAACTAGCTCGACCTTGGCGAT
This portion of the Phycisphaerae bacterium genome encodes:
- a CDS encoding YraN family protein produces the protein MDDRAELGQAGERRAARFLRQLGYRLVARNYRCPLGEIDLVVLDRHIIVFVEVKTRTSDEFAAPEDAVTLEKQRRLSRSARFFIRQTRSSGRPCRFDVVAITLDDAGRMSVKHFKSAFVVQT